GGCACGGCCCCGTTCTCCAGCCGCGTGAGACTGAAGAAGAGCGCACCCAGAACGGTAAAGCCGAAGGCAAACAGGTAGGACATGGTGGAGCCCGCGCCCGCGCCCAAGAGGAAGGCCACCGTGCTCCCTACGGCCGCTATCTGCGCGAAAGCCAGGTCCACGAAGATGACGCCGCGCCGGATCACATGCAGACCGAAGTACGCGTTCATCGCCAGGATCACCATGGCGGCCACGAAGGGGATCAGGATCAGGTCGAGCATCGCGCGAATCCTCTCGGTACGGGGATCAGGCCTTGCCGCCCTTGAACGCCTCGCCCAGGCCACTCACCCACGCGTCCACCATGTCGAAGTAGCTATCCACGCCGGGCAGCGCGCCGGGCTGGAAGGGGACCATGAGGTAGCTGGCGCCCGCCCGCTCGGCCACCCTCGCCACCTTCGCTCGGCCGTAGTACGTGCCGGCAATGATCAGGCGGATGCTCCGCGTCTTCATCAAGTCAATGAGCCTGGCGACATGCCGCGGCGTGGGCGGGATCCCCGGCTTCGGCTCGACGTACTCCGCGCAACGCACCTGGAAGCGGTCCTCGAAGTACGCCCAGTCCTTGTGATAGCAGATGATGTCCTTGCCCCGGAATGGCTCCGCCACGGCCAGCCAGCCGCCCAGGTAGCGGATGAGCGGCGTGCCCTGGTAAGGCGTCTGCTCCAGGAACGAGTGCAACTTCCCGCTCCGCGCCAGGCTGGCCAGCGTCTCGCCGCCCACCAGCTCTACCAGCCGCGCCCCGAACAGCCGCCGGTGGATTCGGACAGTGAAGTCGGCCAGACCCCGATCCCACACCGCGCTGCGCTCCGGCGCTACCGCCTTGAGCCCCGCCACCATGTTGCGAGCGATCTGGATGG
This genomic stretch from Gemmatimonadota bacterium harbors:
- a CDS encoding zinc ABC transporter substrate-binding protein, which translates into the protein MRLRSILTFWAATLAGTAAASPGSAAAVPASPAPVRVVTTLPVYASILREIGGDQLVVSAIADPHEDAHFVRPKPSFAAELRRADVFVTTGLDLELWAPVLLDKAGNARVSEGGPGHVTTYPGIKLLDIPAAADRAAGDIHLYGNPHLYTDPLNAIQIARNMVAGLKAVAPERSAVWDRGLADFTVRIHRRLFGARLVELVGGETLASLARSGKLHSFLEQTPYQGTPLIRYLGGWLAVAEPFRGKDIICYHKDWAYFEDRFQVRCAEYVEPKPGIPPTPRHVARLIDLMKTRSIRLIIAGTYYGRAKVARVAERAGASYLMVPFQPGALPGVDSYFDMVDAWVSGLGEAFKGGKA